The following are from one region of the Treponema denticola genome:
- a CDS encoding dihydroorotate dehydrogenase, whose amino-acid sequence MKNKAEIIQKIKNAGLAAREGRSAPVLATVSGVLSTKPNLIRFCADELGFGLVTTKSFQVLPNPGNREPILCEPELGCFGNSVGLRNCGMEQAVKELKELRSSWKTDSILNVSLSASNPEDFISLVKGFEELADCFELNFSCPHASAGFGASIGCDPTIASEYIKTIKKALPDCAVPIFVKLTPNVEDIGAIASAVIEAGADGITAINTVGPKVYIEPHSGKPILQNKLGGKGGMSGSWVFPRALECIGQIRKAVGEEIPIIGMGGVMTGSQAAELVRAGADIIGIGSACGMLEQDDLKPFFQNLASDTLNCIRGKETDKTSSFLRKTRALKYEAKTIVKIEKESEDIIIITLNGKCKFEAGQFVFLWIPEVGEKPFSLAEADPISLIIKKRGPFTEALFELKEGDTIYMRGLYGKGIKPPKTENALLIAGGTGIAVLPALAKRLKKQGALISTYIGTSEEIKKKEPNGIEKILIECGAYKKVVDKGVIGRVLNQFQKDNIEGNTGLPIQEKAENMGKPDFFTAYLVGPMIFMRRASEILLKLGVRKNQIFMSLEMNTMCGVGICGECSCGNILTCKKGTFVGLDQI is encoded by the coding sequence ATGAAAAATAAGGCTGAAATAATACAAAAAATTAAAAATGCAGGGCTTGCAGCCAGGGAAGGAAGGTCTGCTCCTGTCCTTGCAACCGTTTCCGGCGTTCTTTCTACAAAACCTAATTTAATAAGGTTCTGTGCCGATGAGCTTGGCTTCGGTCTTGTAACCACAAAGAGCTTTCAGGTGCTTCCCAATCCGGGAAACCGGGAGCCCATCCTTTGCGAGCCCGAATTGGGCTGTTTCGGTAATTCCGTCGGTCTTCGTAATTGCGGAATGGAACAGGCCGTAAAAGAACTTAAAGAGCTCCGCTCCTCATGGAAAACCGATTCTATTTTAAATGTTTCCCTTTCGGCCTCAAACCCTGAAGATTTTATCAGCCTTGTGAAGGGCTTTGAAGAATTAGCCGACTGCTTTGAGCTTAACTTTTCATGTCCCCATGCTTCGGCCGGCTTCGGTGCTTCCATAGGCTGCGACCCTACGATTGCCTCGGAGTACATAAAAACGATAAAAAAAGCCCTACCCGATTGTGCCGTGCCGATTTTTGTAAAACTTACCCCAAATGTAGAAGATATAGGAGCCATAGCTTCCGCCGTAATCGAAGCAGGCGCAGACGGCATAACGGCTATCAACACCGTAGGCCCCAAGGTTTACATTGAGCCCCATTCGGGAAAGCCCATCTTACAAAATAAACTGGGCGGAAAGGGCGGTATGAGCGGCTCATGGGTTTTTCCAAGGGCTTTGGAATGTATAGGGCAAATACGGAAGGCTGTAGGAGAAGAAATTCCTATAATCGGAATGGGAGGCGTTATGACGGGCTCTCAAGCTGCCGAACTCGTTAGGGCCGGTGCCGATATAATAGGCATAGGCTCTGCCTGCGGTATGCTTGAACAAGACGATTTAAAGCCTTTTTTTCAAAACCTTGCCTCGGATACTCTAAACTGCATACGCGGCAAAGAAACCGACAAAACTTCTTCCTTTTTGCGTAAAACAAGAGCCTTGAAATATGAAGCTAAGACCATCGTCAAAATCGAAAAAGAAAGCGAAGATATCATTATAATTACCCTAAACGGAAAGTGTAAATTCGAAGCAGGGCAGTTTGTCTTCTTATGGATTCCGGAAGTCGGGGAAAAGCCTTTTTCCCTTGCTGAAGCCGATCCTATAAGTCTTATCATAAAAAAACGCGGCCCCTTTACCGAGGCCCTTTTTGAGCTAAAAGAAGGGGATACAATCTATATGAGGGGGCTTTACGGCAAAGGAATAAAGCCTCCTAAAACCGAAAATGCTCTTTTAATTGCAGGCGGAACGGGTATTGCTGTCCTTCCTGCCCTTGCAAAACGCCTAAAAAAGCAAGGAGCCTTAATTTCTACATACATAGGAACTTCCGAAGAAATTAAAAAGAAGGAGCCCAACGGTATCGAAAAAATTCTTATTGAATGCGGTGCCTATAAAAAAGTTGTCGATAAAGGCGTTATCGGAAGGGTGCTGAATCAATTCCAAAAAGACAATATTGAAGGAAATACCGGTCTCCCGATTCAAGAAAAAGCCGAAAATATGGGTAAGCCTGACTTTTTTACAGCCTATCTGGTCGGGCCCATGATTTTTATGCGGCGGGCTTCCGAAATTCTTTTAAAATTGGGTGTGCGTAAAAATCAGATTTTTATGTCATTAGAGATGAACACTATGTGCGGGGTAGGTATTTGCGGCGAATGTTCTTGCGGAAATATCTTGACCTGCAAAAAGGGAACCTTTGTCGGTCTTGACCAAATTTAG